ACTTTGCAGGATGCAGCAGACCTTAAATcactggcattttctttttaggatTTGAAAAAGTTGGCTGGTATGAAGGACTTCAGGAGAAATACAGCACAGCAATACCAAAGATCATAGTCCCAAACACGACCTGTCACCTTCCACGTGGGGATGCCTTTCATTTGTTCAGGGATCCAGTCACAGGAGACATTCCTTGGCCTGGCCTTATATTTGGTCTCTCTGTGCTGGCTCTTTGGTGCTGGTGCACTGACCAGGTAAAGAAAGTCTTTCTCTCTGCAGGCAAACCACCACAGTTATTTCCAGTCCACTCCTCAGTTTGTGGATCTGTGAGCTGAAACATGACTGTGTCTCACTGTGTAGGAGTTACTACCTTTTCACTGGTCTAGACCAGAATATCTCACTCCTTCCACCTTCTCAGCAAGCTGCTAATTTTGTGCACTTCTTAGTACAGAGAGAACaggttattttcttctctctttatCCTACTGTGGGCTGGTGAGTACTGGGACTCTTCATGCAGTTAGCATGACAAGGATATGAAAACGTGGATCTGGAGCTGGCTCTGCAGTGACCTTGTGTAGACCTCCAGATAAGTCATTGATATTCCTGGAGGTCTCAtgtttcttattcttttccAAGCTACAAACAAGGAAAACTGTACTTGTTTCTCAAGACAAGGTGCTTTTGTGCTTTAAGATGGGATAATTATGAAAACCCACCACTGAACTTTTACCAAATCACCTACAGTCTGTTTCATTCCTTGTCTCCTGCAGCCGTACAGCTGCTGTCTCCGGTCCTCAAGGTGGCTTTATTTCAGTCAAGGGCAAAATGATTCCTGTAAAGGAAATTTCCACGCTGCCCTCTCCTATAGCCTGTGCACTGAGCAGTGGCAGCAGGCTGCAGTCAACCGAGATGGGAAAGTTGCCATTGGCATGCAAAACACCCTGGGACCCTGCTGGATGAAAGTCATCCATGAGAAcgagagacagagagaggatgGAGCCTGCTCTCTCTGTAGTGCTTCTGTTTTACTCTCTGCTCCCTTTCTGCACTGATTGCAGGTGATAGTCCAGAGGTCTCTCTCTGCCAAGAACCTCTCCCATGCCAAAGGTGGATCGGTGCTGGGAGGATATCTGAAAATCTTCCCTATGTTTTTCATTGTCATGCCAGGAATGATCAGCAGAGCTCTTTACCCAGGTAAGCCTTCCCATGTTCCTTGCCACAGGGCTTTATACCTGCCATGACCACTAATCCCACAGAGGTCCACCAGCACTTTTATACCTCAGAAACTGCTGTCCTGCAGGCCATGCCCTTCCTCCACCTCCAGTGCTCCCACAGTGGCAGAAGTCACTGGGACTATCCGTATGGGGCATACTTTGCCATTGGGATCATATAGCGCCATGCTGTGGACATTGCATGCATCTGTCTATCTAGAGGAAAGCAGTGAGATGAAATGTATGAAGCACTGAGGTTGTCCTTCAGGTCCTATGGATTACTTTCATTAGGTATTTGATGAGAGCTTTAGCAATCATCTACCACACAGATTCATGCAATTCCTGCTGGATTATACAAAACAGCTCTCCTTTGTGAAAGAGCAAGTGTTTCCCTCCTGTTGTCTCCCAAGGAATTCTCATGGCTGGTTTCTCCAGATGATGCCTCTTCCTGGGAAGAATGCCCTGGTTAGGAGTAGCACTCCTGGAGGAAAGTATAAGTGTCTCAAGTGCCTCTCTCCCAGCTTTCCTCAAACAGGAATAAGTCATCCTGCAACATCCTTGGTAACCCAGCTGACAGGTTCATGGAAATAGTCCAGTTCACACAAACGACAAGTCATCAAGGATTATAATTATACAACATCCAGGAAAGTTATATCTGTACCCTGAACAGAATTGCAAAATGTCATCTTCAAGTTTCACCTTTATTTTACCTTGTAAAATGTTCTTCAGCTCCACTCATTCTAGTTGTATTCCAGCTGCATTCGAGCTGCAACTCTGAATTTATATGAAACCACACATGGCATCAAGATTTGTTCCCTTGAATTAAACAACCTATGGCGCAATGGTGTTTGCACTGACCTGtcattttcctgtcttctaCAGATGAAGTGGGCTGCGTAGACCCAGACATCTGTAAAAGGGTCTGTGGAGCTGCAGTGGGTTGTTCCAACATCGCCTACCCCAAACTCGTAATAGAGCTCATGCCCGATGGTGAGAAACATTTACACTTGTGGAGGTGGGCTTGAGCCGTGGTCTGCATCACACTGCCCTTATCCTTCCTAAGGATGAGGAAATCTTACTGCAGTTACCAGACATCAGGTTGAAAAACCAGTGCTGAGAGGCCAAACATCTACTCCTGATTTGCCTTCCCTTTTTTACTCCCCCAGGGCTCCGGGGTTTGATGATTGCTGTGATGATGGCAGCCTTGATGAGTTCCCTCACCTCcattttcaacagcagcagcactctcTTCGTTATAGACATCTGGCAACGGATCCGCAGAAAGGCTTCAGAGCAGGAGCTGATGATTGTGGGCAGGTCTTTACATTTCTTCAAGTCTCATTTCTCTCATCATCTGTTTTGAATGCAGCATTTACATTCTTCAGTCTGGActtactgagaaaaatctgaTGCCTAAAATATAGAACAGGAATGCAGCCTGGGAAAGAGCATTACATTTTCCAGCTTCATCTCAGATAGACCTGGTCAAAGAGAAACACTGCGCGTACCACTGAGCTAGGCAGATCATTGCCTCTCTCTTCTCTAAATTTAACATAAATACTGCCTTAAATGTAACTTTCAGAAAAGCCAAAGGTACTCTAGAGTCACTGTCACCAGAGGTCTTTAAGAACATGTTATTTCTGCATCAGACAGGAGCGATACATTGCAATTACTccttttttcagggaaaagtgCAGAGAGCTGGGCCTCCCAGCTCTCTATCTCTTTGATAAGTTATAGTGCCCTTTGCAAGCAAGCTTTGGTACTGCATTATATCAGGGGCATATAAAGTTCTCCTTCTGACAGCAGAATTTAAGCTGCATTCTGCCTGTTTGTGGTGCTTTTCCTCTACTGTCATGACCATTAAGTTTCTAAACTGCGTTGCGGGGTGGGTGAAGGTTGCAGGCAATCTCACACTCCACCACTGTAGAGTAGCGAGAGGGAAAGTACCTCCTGTTCAGCAATATGGAGAAACCTCTATAACACACAGTGCAAAGATGAAGGAAGGTTATGGTATGCACCTGAGACTCcagaagtaattttaataaGCAACAAATGAGTTGGAATTTGACAAAGGCACAAAGCTGAACATGTTATCTGCTTGGAAAGGTGGCAGAAAGATTGTCTCCACAGcttccagctccctctctctgttGCAGCCAAAAGCTAGTCCTTCAAAGAACATATCACTCTCTAGACATACCAGGTTCAAGGGCTTGCACTGATCCAGCTCATGGTGGGAGCCACTATGTCCTTGTGGATCTCTCAGGCATGTTGACTGGCATGCCCTAGCTCAGCTCACTCTGAAATCAGTGAAGTTAGCTCTGGGAATTGTTTGAACTGACTTTCTAGATGagaaaaattttctcttttcctgtgcaCACAGGCAAAGGTTCTTCTTGAGAGTGGTGTGTGgattttttccttggaaattcTGAGAGCAACTGGAAGTatgttttcctgcaaaacttcattttcaggtAGCCTGCAGAGCTAATACAATTTTATCCTCATCTTCCAGAATCTTCATCCTCATCCTTGTAGTCATCAGTATTCTCTGGATCCCGATCATTCAATCAGCCAACAGCGGCAAGCTCTTTGACTACATTCAGTCCATAACCAGCTATCTAGCCCCACCGATCACAGCTCTCTTCATCTTGGCAATCTTCTGCAAGAGGATTAATGAGCCTGTAAGTAGACTGTCAAAAACCAATTGATACAcatattatttcatttgataaagtaaataaataactcTTCCTTCACTAGCCTTTGAGACTCTTTAAACTCAAAGCCAGCCCAGCTAGAGTGTGACAATTAGACAGCCTTTCCCTGGCAGGCATTAGTGGGCCTTAGCCCAGTCTCTAGAAGATGTGTGTTTGCTTCCAAGAAGCCACTGCAAGTGGTACTTCTTGGCAGTCTCATTTGAAAGCATGAAAGGCAAAGTTGTTCCGCACTTTAGGGATGATGTGtcaaagtctagttggaggtATGTTGTTAGGAAGATACACATTGTCTGTGCTCTATCTGTTCCATGTTCaagggcagaaagaaaaaaaatgaggattttttaactgaaaacatCCTTCTCTGATGCATGTCAGTGTGGGTTTCCATCAGGCATAAAAGGTCTTGGCctaagaaagtgaagaaaaggaaaaggaaaaaagaaaagaaaggaaaaaagaaaggaaaggaaaggaaaggaaaggaaagagaaaagaaaagaaaagaaaagaaaagaaaagaaaagaaaagaaaagaaaagaaaagaaaagaaaagaaaagaaaagaaaagaaaagaaaaaaagaaaaaagaaaagaaaaaaagaaaaaagaaaagggaaaactttAACCAAAGATAACATATGTTGACCCCTTCTTTGTGCTTGCCTTTTCTCAGGGTGCTTTCTGGGGTCTCATGGTTGGGCTAGCTGTTGGTCTCGTTCGGATGATCATCGAGTTTATTTATAGCACACCGTCTTGTGGTGAGGAGGACAGAAGACCAGCTGTGCTAAAGGACTTGCACTACCTCTACTTTGCCCTCATCCTCTGTGTCCTCACTGCAATTGTCATTGTCCTTGTTAGTCTCTGCACCCCACCGATCCCCGAAGAAAAGGTAAGTGACACCCTTTTCTCAGGGCCCCCGTTTGGTTTCCAAAAATCCCTGAaatctgtccttttcttttcctcccatgGTTAAGAAATGGTGTGTAATGCATATGCTGCAAAGAAGCCCTTGCTCCTCAGCTTTCTATTCCCCAGGTTGCATAGTGTTAATGCTTCCTGAGGCACTGAGTGCTTCAAATTGAGTGTGAGTTCCCATGCTGTGCCTAGAGCTGGGCAGACACACAGCCCATCATAACtggaatagaaagaaaagaagaaggggaaggagatgaAATCATATTACATTGCACTGCTGAGGAGGAATTAAATATATCTAATTGTAGCATCTACCCTGTTTCAACAGAGCCAGCATCAATCTTGCAGGCAAACCAGATTAATACCTTTTGCAACATGGGCATttaggaaaataacattttgtccCAATGTGATTTCaattatatttaataacttTGAGTCAGG
This Grus americana isolate bGruAme1 chromosome 8, bGruAme1.mat, whole genome shotgun sequence DNA region includes the following protein-coding sequences:
- the SLC5A9 gene encoding sodium/glucose cotransporter 4 isoform X3, encoding MTWWPIGASLMSSNVGSGLFIGLAGTGAAGGLAVGGFEWNATWALLALGWIFVPVYIAAGVVTMPEYLQKRFGGQRIQIYMSILSLVLYIFTKISTDIFSGALFIQISLGWNLYLSTVVLLAVTAVYTIAGGLTAVIYTDALQTLIMVLGALVLMFIGFEKVGWYEGLQEKYSTAIPKIIVPNTTCHLPRGDAFHLFRDPVTGDIPWPGLIFGLSVLALWCWCTDQVIVQRSLSAKNLSHAKGGSVLGGYLKIFPMFFIVMPGMISRALYPDEVGCVDPDICKRVCGAAVGCSNIAYPKLVIELMPDGLRGLMIAVMMAALMSSLTSIFNSSSTLFVIDIWQRIRRKASEQELMIVGRIFILILVVISILWIPIIQSANSGKLFDYIQSITSYLAPPITALFILAIFCKRINEPGAFWGLMVGLAVGLVRMIIEFIYSTPSCGEEDRRPAVLKDLHYLYFALILCVLTAIVIVLVSLCTPPIPEEKLACLTWWTRHRKAPAIDLKNYKSEEAQINPANGESDLVESADSGDKEESAAKPPCWKMLYLWFCGLSTGPAPTLSQEERAALERRLTSIEEKPLWKTVCNVNAIVLLTVNVFLWAYFG